The DNA window CGGGTATGAGCTCAGGTGCTCATTGGTGGGTGGCTCAGATTAagtgggtggggagaggggtcagTCTTCTACcctttttgtagtttttttggggggggggggggggttggcgggGGTTGACTTCCTTCATCTTCTATGCTTAGTGCTCCTCACAGCTTAGTTTGTGGAAGTGTTTATGAGTTTGTGTGTTAGTGATTCACATGTATTTAGTATCACTGTTAAGCTAGAAGCTTGGATGATGCTATTTTATAAAAATGACACTTCGCTAAAGGTTTAAAGTATATGCTGTGTTGGTTTGCCTCAGGGCAATTTTAAGTTTAAATTTGGACTTTGCAGTTATTTATGTAGATGCCGTTTGCTGTTGACTCTGTTTAACAATCAAGATTTTGCATCCATTTTATGGTTACAGGTGTCATATGCCATGACAACTTCAACAACGGGTTCATTATTCACTCTCCACATTGGAGAAataaggatggtgtgtgtgtgtgtgtggccaagtCGACTATATGTCCTGTATAACAAGTTTGGCACAGTGACATCTTTAGAGACATTGGAAAAGGAGTGAAGGtttttttgttctctttttttctttcttcagcaGACCAGTGCGTTGATGTAGCCACAGTGAGAGTCTTACTGCAGTGTCAAGCACTGACATCTTGTTTGGCCTTCTATTACAATCTGCCTGAGAAAATAATCTAAAACAGCGTTCCTCCTAAACCTCTGGTAAACACATTTTGGTCAATCTGGAAAGTTACTTAAATTCTGCCAGCAATAACTCATGAAACTGTGATACCTCTAATTTGGATAAACTAAGACAAGCATTAactattgtttattttttttaaagctcacTTATTATGCATTCTTTGCTAGTTCAAATTGCTAATTTTTGGTTGTGACAGTCTAGTTTATGTAGTCCAAGGAATTCTGTAGTGGGAATCTGATGTATGTTGTGCAGAGGTCCCCTGGGATGGCGTTGTGCCTATGGGTGGAAAAGGGTCATCTGAAACAATTGTTTGTACCAGTGAAAGGTAAAACAGTGTCCTTGAAGTCTTACTCATCATTGCACTGAATCACTCTTCACTTCAATGGTCTCTACCTGCAAATTATACAGAGCACCCTCCTGGAAATGCAGCTAATGAAGTGcatgtgaccctgtgtgtgtttgtgttcactcaTGAATCGCATGAATCCATCTTCACATGCTATAACCTGGAGGACACAATGACTATTGGTGCTGTTTTTTTGACAATCTTGTATAGAATTAATAATAGCCATTGAGTGAAATTCCCTTTTAAACTGCAACATATTCAATGTCGTCACTAAGTTTCTCATATGCAGTTTCCTGTGTCATCTTTGCACTACATATTGCCCTctattttatttcatatttgAAGAAAGGCGTTCCCTAAAATGAATCCGTCATGAACCATAAAGCAATCattgggaaatgtagttctCTGTCATCAGACTTTGACTATGAAAGTAAAATGCGAACTCTTTTTTGTGGACATGATACACTTCAGCTGAGAAGATCATTTGGCTCTCATTTGACCTGGTCAGAACAGTGCCCTCCAATGCCCTGTCAGGGGGAAGGAGAAAAGGGGCTTTGCCCAAATGCCACTTGGGAACCAAGAATAGACAACTCTCAGGATTTCTATTGATAAACAGTactgtatttaaatgttttatgtgtAATATACTGTACTATAAGTTTGCTGTACTTGCACAGTTTTTTAAacttatttttgttttataACTTGAAAaatagatgtgatttttttgttttgttttcaattaCTGTTTTTCTATTTCTATTTACTTATTTTGTTATGGTAGTGTTATTCTGCCCTGTCAAGGACAAGTGATTATCTGCAcatgagcaatttattttaaTACTTggtttttctgtagttttacTTTAGCAATTACCTCTCATTCAAATTGAAGTCAAGCATTACAGATAACTACATACAATGTTATATTATGTCACATACCAGTCATGTGAAATACACAAAGCTTACAGAGAATAATTCAGTCTGTGTGCAAGAGCTAATGGCCTTGGGTAATAGATTCGTTTGAATGGGCATCAGGCAGTTCTtcctttttattttgttgttgttgctggttGCCTGTAATAGGGTTTGGGTGGTGGTTGAGCTCAACTGTGAAATTCACATTGCACATAATTTGAGAATAAAACTGAAAACTTAAAGTTGTGACCATTATTTATTAAACAGTTATATTCCATACACAAAGGCTATAGAATACGTACAGATGTTATATACCCGGACAAGCATGACAATGGGAAACAATGGTACTTGGGCATATTTATTGAGGATTGACATTATCTTGTAAAAAATATTTAGCTAACATGAAAACATGTATTGTTGGGTACAATTATTGTAAACAATGTTACGTACAACCCAATACGTTTAAGATATGATAATTGTGATTCAATATGCAAACAAGAAGCACGAGCGCTGAATAACGTAACACCAGGGGTAAACGAGGCAACACGTGACGTTTAAAAGTCAATAGAAAAGGCTAAAACACTACTATGTTCACAAAATCGAAAAAAACTTCCAAGGGGCAACTGGGTATAGAGGAGCTGCTTATGGTAAGTCACTAATAAAATGGCGTTCCTTAGAAATATGCTCAGGATTTCACGTGCGACACTACTCTGCGATTGTCCACGTGTAAAATGCTTTAAGAAAGAATTTTGCACTAAATTAGGTCATGTTTTTAACTGTTGGAAGTTACGAGCTACTTCTACTGGGACAACTACTGTTTGATTGAGGCTCCGATGGTTTTGTATAGTATTTGACGAAAACGTAAGGTACAGCTCACCTTTTTGTAATTTTTgttaaatgtttgtatttttcagGTTATAGGCGACATACAGTAAGGGTAACGAGCAAAATACTGTTATCTGCAGCCTTGAAGAGCCAGTCAGCAACTGTTCTATCATTAAGacaaaacttttaacattaaaTACCAAGTTATAATTACAGTATAGTAAGGCATGTAGATCAATTATTTAATTTAGCAAACTACCCTACGTAAACTAATTAGACAACAACTTTAAGGGCTAAATTAGTTCCATGATGATGGTCACATGCTGTTTGAACTTTGAGGCTAGGTAATCCAATCAGTGAAGTTGCGGAGTCACACATCCAGTAGTTCTCGACATCATCACAACTAGGCTCTAAATAGGGAGCAGTATCGCTCCACACTTTCACTGCACAGAGCATGCAGTGAAACAGGAGTAAAGCATTCAGGAGCTTGGTATGATTTAAAGTGTTACAATTGTTGTTTATAGATCTGGCAGATTGTGACATGGCTGTGTCTTCTACGTTGCAGAACCATGTCCGTTCGACCACCATCTACCCAGAGGGCTTGTCCagatggaggctggggctgggttgTGGTCTTCAGCTCCTTCATCACCATTGGCTTCTCCTTTGCTATGCCCAAAGCCATCACAGTGTTCTTCAAGGACATTCAGGACTACTACTCAGTCTCCTCCAGTGATATAGCCTGGATATCCTCCATCATGCTATCGTCTATGTATGCTGGTGGTGAGTAGACAACACCCACTAAAGCCGATCAATTATCGCCCAAAGTTTGTTTGTTGATAATGTGCGACAGCAGTTTAGTTTCTTTATTAGGGTGTGAAGAAGACACTACCTCATGTCTCATGCCGAAATGGTGGACTGGCATGACTTTTACACCAGTGATGTACATGGGTGTGGCAACATAACGGGGAAGCACTCATAGGCACCAGTCTGACTTGTTTCACTCCTTGTCATTTTTGCATGGTTATATGTTTTAATCCTGGCCCTCTCCATGCTTTCATATGACCTCCAGTGCTAAAAAGCATAGCCAGATCAAGCATACCGTGTCGTCACAGGCTCAAACAGTGGTCTGAAATGCCAAAAGTGGTGTTTTATGTCAGGAGTACATTAGTCTGATTCAATAAATTATATCTCGTATGAATTACAAAATGATATGGAGTCATTACGTTAAGAACATGCATAATATAAGATTAATGGAAATCAATCAGTGGGTGCAAGGTTACTGGACATAGCTTCCTGACTCACCTGCAGTCCCTAACACAAAGAGCCCAGCCCGTGAAATATCCCCCTACACAGAGTCAGAGGCAAGCGGCTTCATCATGTTGTCCTTGGCTTGGCTTTTGCAATGTCacccagtggagggagagacagagagaatataTCAGGGGGAGGGTTCAccacatttggaccacacaccAGGTCCCCATGGACGACATGTGACAGCCACTTCAGAAGACCTATGACTTAAGGATTCACTGTGATGGCTATAATGGGAGAGGAAATTGGGATGGGGTCTTGGATGCCACCCGACAGTGCCAGTGTCACGGGGAGGATGTGATGTATATGTGACCCTGCAAGTACAGCCTCCTCGCAAGGGGAGATGGCCTTCTACTGTGTTCAGGTTATGTCAGAGAATACCGTTGATTACTAAAGGCCCTTTGAGTGGTAGTCAGGAATGTTTGCTTTAGAATACTGGGACTTTCCGCTGTGGAACGGTGCGGTGCACATCTGCATTCAGATGATTAAGGAAACAGCATGCATTATGCATCAAGGTCATTGTCATGCTATCCACTAGACTAGTGAAATGATTTGTTTTTCCACTGTAAATGTGAAAAGCTTCCCACTTAGCTAAATATTCTGTTTAACTGTCCTGTCTTTATAATATGCATAAGTCCATATCTTTGTAAATCACCAAGAAGGATTCATAGGTTTTGCGTAAGACATGTAATCAATTTTGACTAATGGATTTTAGGCAAACAAATCCATGTTATCCTTTTTTCCCTTCATGTGTACTCAGAAATTAATCATCTTTTGTAAAGATgcttttggggaaaaaaagggaaaaaatgtCCGCcaacatttgtaatccttttaTTGTTTACTAAGAATTTTCAATTATCACTAGCCTTGCAGAATTCCATTTCAGCGCAGCTTTGAAAGGCAACATCTTACCATTTCAATAACCATGGCATGACTGTTTGTGTGATGGATGTTTcccaattttcccatataaattgAGACAGAGTGATGTGCTATTCTAATGTTTGAGCTGTAGCAGGTGTGGGTTGTGTGTAACAGTGCAATGGAGCCATTCTAATCAGCCACACTCACAatgaccctttctctctcccccctctctctttctctctcttacgcaTTTTCTTTTTCCACAGGACCTATTAGCAGCATGCTGGTCAACCGTTTTGGAAGCCGCCCAGTGGTTATGGTCGGCGGCTTGATGTGTAGTGTTGCCATGATAACTGCTTCTTTTGCCGACTCTATTACACATTTGTACATATGCATAGGAGTGATCGGAGGTAACCATCCACTTCTTATCCTTTCTTTTGATTTCCTGTTctttgtatttatatttattcatttagcagacacttttatccaaagcgacttccaagagagagctttataaAGTGCATATATGTAATATATGCAATTTAACTGTTAGTAAGAACCTACAATACATTTGTTGGTTGATTAGGACACCACTAGTTAGTTCAGATAAAGGCACATGGAAATATAGTGTGTGACTAAGACCAGTAAACACCATATTATTCGTATAGGAACAAGATAAACGCTCACAAAACCTAAAGTCATATAGGATCAGATTTGAGTACCTACATACCAATTTTGTAAAATGTGAATTAACCAGTCTCCCGAGTCTCACTCAGAGCTTAGACTTGTTTACCCCACCACTGGCCCTTCCTTTCCCAGCCCAGGAGATGCTTCTCTGGGGTTACACATCCACATCCTCTGTGACATCCTCCCCTGGCTCACCTAGCATGCTATCTGGCTGGGCACAATACGTCTATCTGTGCCACTGGGCTCTGAGGGGATGAAAGGAGGACTGTAATTAAGACAGGGTAGTCTGTCCCAGTGAGGGTGGCCTTCTGTGGCCTCCGGTCCTGTCCCCTCGGCTACCACCCTGGTCCCCTCCCCGGAGTGCCCTCCACCCTACGAAGCTCATTACCTAGCCATGGACTAGTGGGGAGAATTAATATGGACAGGAGAGGACTGTTAGGCCAAGTGGGGCCATGAAGGGATCTCTGTCATCATCCCCCAGTGTCCTCTCTCTATAACATGCTGGGACAAGCCCTTCCCCTCACACTCACTGAACTGACCACTTACGTGGAAGAGTTTTTCAGTGCTGAGTTCAGATGCAACAGGACTTGTGTAGCATCTTGCCACAATTTGTTTGACTTATAACAAGAACTGCAATTCTTAAATCTGTGTTCTGAAGACCTTCAGCTATCACTTCTGTTTAGACATACAGTGTTTGAGAACTGTACCTACCTACCTAACCACCTAAATTACCAGACCTTTTTCTCAGTTAAATTCAAATTAAAAACTAATATTTTCGCCAATTGAGCAGATAGGTTTACTTTGCAAAGGTCCAATGTCTACACACAGGCCTTCTTGAAATAAAGTGAATACAATTTATAAATGTAGACTTTGATAGTATCTCAGTTGGCCTTGTTCAGTAGGGGATTGTGAACCGGAGACATTTAACAGACGTGAATGATCAAATATAGCAGTCAATCTAGCTTCCAGTAGCTCTTCATCTTCAAATGGAGACTAATTTAAAGAATAAGATGCTCATTTACAGGGTGAAATGCTATTAAATTGGATTTTTTGGAGAATGGAGGTTGTAGTGAATGAATTACCCTGAGTCTCTAATTTATTTCCACTTAAATGGAGGAATCATTTCTGAAATTATTCCAGCTTCCAGTAATGAGATTTTAGTTGGCAATGTGAAATGAGATGGAGCGTTAATGTGCACAAAGTAGAATTGGTCTTAATTTAATCCTGCAAGTACCTCCAGACGTTTAAGCTCAGAATGCTGCCTCAGAGAATGGAAAGTGTGAAACGTGActtctctcctctactccaTTACCCACAGGTTTTGGACTGTCCTTTAACCTCCAACCCTCACTGACCATCATTGGGAAGTACTTTGTGGTCAAAAGACCTATAGCCAATGGGGTGGCCATGACCGGAAGTCCAGTATTCCTCAGCATCCTGGCCCCCTTCAATCGGTTCCTGTTTGACCACTTTGGTTGGAGGGGGAGTTTCCTCATTCTTGGGGCTCTGATGTTGAACTGCTGTGTAGCTGGGGCCCTCATGAGGCCCCTGGGTGACCCGCGACCAAGGTGCCTTACCACACAGCCCGATGGCATCCCAGCCGGAGCAGCCCAGTACCAGAAGCAGACAGAGGCTGTTGTGATGGGACAGAGCACCACACAGCTGAAGGGAGGCTTCGTGAGGAGTGTTAACAAAGCCCTAGACCTTTCCCTCTTTAAACACAAGGGCTTCCTCATCTACATTGTGCCCAATGTATTTTTGTTCCTGGGGCTCTACGCCCCTGTGGTGTTCCTGGCACAGGCTGCTAGGAGCAAGTATGCAGATGAATACTCCTCCGCCTTCCTCCTCACCATCATGGGATTTGTGGACATGTTTGTTCGCCCAGGGACCGGGTTCATAGCCAACACTAAGTTTGTCAGGCCAAGGATCCACTATTTCTTCAGCTTTGCTATCGTCTTGAATGGTCTGTGTCACCTGCTCTACCCCCTGGCTCGTGGGTACTGGGGCCTGGTGGTCTACACTGTGTTCTTTGCCGTAGCGTTTGGCATGCTGTTTGCTCTTGTTTTTGAGTGCCTGATGGAGATGGTAGGACCCCGGCGCTTCTCCAGTGCGGTGGGACTGGTTACCATCATAGAGAGCTGCCCAATGCTGCTGGGGCCACCGTTAGGAGGTAAGAcctaccacacaaacacacacacacacacacacatacatacacacaaataactATCTTCCACTTCCATCCATCCTCAGTGTGCTGATCAGACCACAATGCCAATCCTGGGTTTCTAAAAAGTAGAGGGAAAAGTTCTACTGTGGAGGAACTAAGACTTTCTTAAAAGACACTGTAAATGGAATTAGTGCAGGGTGAGGCAGTGTGGGCagtgtcccctcccctctcaggtccTTGGTCACGGGTCCCGCACTGTGGAGCTGGAGCAGAACAGCTTCCCAGGGTGTCATTATTGTAAGACATTCCAGTAGAATTGGATTATCATCGGTGAGCAGGGCGGCCTGGAGCGCATGGCCAGCCCACAGAAAGGCAGTAATTGGTCACGGTTATTTACTGGTGTAAATAAGCCGGGCGCGCTTGGGTTTTCAGGGCACGCCCGCTAGAGGATTCATCCTCCACGCAAATTATGGAACGTTTTTTGGAGCTAAGAAGCCGTAAGGGTAATGAAGGTCTCTACGCGCCTCTCGTTCTCTTTATCTATTTCCCCTCGGCCTACTGCTGCTGACTGCAGCACAGGCGCTGCGTACAACACTGCAGCTTCCTGAGCACAGCAGTCCCCAATATGAGAAAAGTTAATTTCTCTACACAGCTGTTATCTGCCTTTTGGTTACTTCAACGCTTGAACACAAcaatttgtttcttattttcatgGCAGGATTGTTACTGTCACACAACTTCTTCATTGTCCTTGCAGCAATTTTCTTTTTCCATATTGCTCTTAGAATTGACTTTGTAGCCAGCCTCTGTGTCTCCCAGCACCTAATCGTTCTGCCAGAGTGTCTTGTTATAATCAAGGGAACACCAAACACTATCTCCTTTCATTCGGGCTCAAGTATCACCCCAAAGTGTAAGTACAATGGCAGACACAAGTGGAGACAGCAGGAGGGGCTCCCCTGTATGGGAATCAATTGGCAGGTAGAAATATTCCTCTTTCTCCTGCCTGACTTTTAATGAGGTGGCCCACTGGTTGTTTTTCGTGTGACCCTGTTCTGAGGCATTCGTTTTAATGGGGGTAAATAAGTACCTCCCCACACGTTGAGCGTACTTCTGGAGGGGGCAGAATCTCTACATTTCCCCTTACAAGTCTCCTCGTTACTGCACAGCACTCTGCGCCACTGCCCCAAACCTCCAGGTCAGCCCAATTAGGAGGAAGTGAGTTAATTGCCATAATTAGCCTTTTGCTTTCTGTGTTTAATGAATCTCAGTTCAGACTTCGCTCATTATAGGCTTTTACCTGGGCCATAATTAAACCATGAATATGCTAAAAAAGGAGGTGACTCTACCAGATGGACTTAATTATCGTTCAGCCAATCAAGGGCTGTCTTAATGAGGGTGATGGTCATTTGCACACGCCCACAGGACGAAGCACCATCAATCAGATGGTGCCAGCATGGTGCTGTCTTAT is part of the Hypomesus transpacificus isolate Combined female chromosome 9, fHypTra1, whole genome shotgun sequence genome and encodes:
- the LOC124471433 gene encoding monocarboxylate transporter 2-like, whose protein sequence is MSVRPPSTQRACPDGGWGWVVVFSSFITIGFSFAMPKAITVFFKDIQDYYSVSSSDIAWISSIMLSSMYAGGPISSMLVNRFGSRPVVMVGGLMCSVAMITASFADSITHLYICIGVIGGFGLSFNLQPSLTIIGKYFVVKRPIANGVAMTGSPVFLSILAPFNRFLFDHFGWRGSFLILGALMLNCCVAGALMRPLGDPRPRCLTTQPDGIPAGAAQYQKQTEAVVMGQSTTQLKGGFVRSVNKALDLSLFKHKGFLIYIVPNVFLFLGLYAPVVFLAQAARSKYADEYSSAFLLTIMGFVDMFVRPGTGFIANTKFVRPRIHYFFSFAIVLNGLCHLLYPLARGYWGLVVYTVFFAVAFGMLFALVFECLMEMVGPRRFSSAVGLVTIIESCPMLLGPPLGGALVDITGDYQYLYLTCGAINLTAGVLYFILNIYYYRVLEREQGQGQVRDEQSQEKGLMLGVQQRGQPLASESGQVVVEQIQAFEETKEEEIKIKQKADESKYINI